In Pleurocapsa sp. PCC 7319, the following are encoded in one genomic region:
- a CDS encoding class I SAM-dependent methyltransferase has translation MLRQWLIDMATPHNKSSVSAKLRAKRFVLFKSLLTSTSYPLKILDVGGRETIWSREGFCNPSAVYKYQITILNIYQEKTNFPNIKSIVGDARNMSQFADGEFDIVFSNSVIEHVGDYKNKMQMAKEIQRVGKKYFVQTPNFYFPIEPHFVYPFFQFLPLQIKVWILMHIGRRRKKIDSQEQAKNVVNGINLLTKKEFIKLFPKASIFEEKFLGLTKSFIAYEK, from the coding sequence ATGTTAAGACAATGGCTAATTGATATGGCAACTCCACATAATAAATCTTCAGTATCGGCAAAATTAAGAGCCAAAAGATTTGTTCTTTTTAAAAGTCTCTTGACCTCGACATCTTATCCTTTAAAAATTCTTGATGTAGGTGGTAGAGAGACAATTTGGTCTAGAGAGGGATTTTGTAATCCAAGTGCAGTTTATAAATACCAAATTACAATTCTCAACATCTATCAAGAAAAGACAAATTTTCCCAATATAAAATCAATTGTTGGTGATGCCAGAAATATGAGTCAATTTGCTGATGGAGAATTTGACATAGTTTTTTCTAATTCTGTAATCGAACATGTTGGCGATTATAAGAACAAAATGCAGATGGCTAAGGAAATTCAACGTGTAGGCAAAAAATATTTTGTTCAGACACCAAATTTCTATTTTCCGATTGAACCTCATTTTGTATATCCTTTCTTTCAGTTTCTTCCTTTACAGATAAAAGTCTGGATACTAATGCATATCGGTAGAAGACGTAAAAAAATTGATAGTCAAGAACAAGCCAAAAATGTTGTTAATGGAATAAATTTACTTACCAAAAAAGAATTTATCAAACTATTTCCCAAAGCAAGTATTTTTGAAGAGAAGTTTTTGGGTTTGACCAAATCTTTCATCGCTTATGAAAAATAA
- a CDS encoding serine/threonine-protein kinase, with protein MSLCINPECPKPQNSDTTIFCMGCGSELLLDGRYRVVRELGHGGFGTTYEIIDVNSRSWLLKVLTDNHPKYVELFQQEARILGVFNHPGIPKIDLDGYFLYFANQQQEPLHCLVMEKIEGLNLHEYIHQRGNRPVKPKRVLRWLAELTLILEQVHDRNFFHRDIKPANIMLRSNGCLVLIDFGTARKVDQSYIAKQALGQITGVVTQGYTPIEQMRGKAVLQSDFYSLSGTMIFLLTAKNPTYFYNFSQNRLDWQQAVEGVSPQFADLLNRMMAFCPSQRPSTAREIFNQIIALEPSLQILDEHFKSSSSEPKPTSIVKQNSISTSSLNNSPIAPEFVKRCCQELAEFIGPIATIVCDRIIKQNPTISQEELCLALAKTINNPEQARDFQQRFL; from the coding sequence ATGAGTCTTTGTATCAATCCTGAATGTCCCAAACCTCAGAACTCTGATACCACAATTTTTTGTATGGGTTGTGGCTCAGAGTTACTATTAGATGGAAGGTATCGTGTAGTTCGAGAACTGGGTCACGGGGGATTTGGTACGACATACGAAATAATAGATGTCAATTCTCGTTCTTGGTTACTTAAAGTTCTCACGGATAACCACCCTAAATACGTAGAGCTATTTCAACAAGAAGCTAGAATTTTAGGTGTTTTCAATCATCCTGGTATACCTAAGATAGATTTAGATGGTTATTTTCTATACTTTGCTAATCAGCAACAAGAACCTCTACACTGTCTGGTAATGGAAAAAATTGAGGGCTTAAATCTCCATGAATATATTCATCAGAGAGGCAACCGCCCAGTTAAACCAAAAAGAGTTTTGCGCTGGTTAGCTGAATTGACTCTTATTCTGGAACAAGTTCACGATCGTAATTTTTTTCACAGAGACATTAAACCAGCTAATATAATGCTGCGCAGCAACGGTTGTTTAGTTCTGATCGATTTTGGAACAGCTAGAAAAGTAGATCAAAGTTATATTGCCAAGCAGGCATTAGGACAGATTACAGGAGTTGTTACTCAAGGGTATACTCCCATAGAACAGATGAGAGGAAAAGCCGTTCTGCAATCAGATTTTTACTCTCTTAGCGGCACGATGATTTTTCTTTTGACTGCTAAAAATCCCACTTATTTTTATAATTTTTCGCAAAATAGACTGGATTGGCAACAAGCTGTTGAGGGAGTTTCACCTCAATTCGCCGATTTATTAAATCGGATGATGGCATTTTGTCCGTCCCAACGTCCCAGCACTGCCAGAGAAATTTTTAATCAAATTATTGCCCTAGAACCTAGCTTGCAAATTCTTGATGAGCACTTTAAATCATCTTCATCTGAGCCAAAACCTACATCTATTGTCAAGCAAAATTCTATTAGTACTAGTTCCTTGAATAATTCTCCAATAGCTCCAGAGTTTGTCAAACGTTGCTGCCAGGAATTAGCTGAGTTTATCGGGCCCATAGCAACTATTGTTTGCGATCGCATTATTAAACAAAATCCTACTATTTCTCAAGAGGAGCTATGTTTGGCTCTCGCCAAAACTATCAATAACCCAGAGCAAGCAAGAGATTTTCAACAGCGATTTTTATAA